The genomic stretch ATCACAAACAGAAATTCTGAAATCTTTTGCTTCCGTGAACAGTGCGACATACGTTGCGAATACACGCGCGAGAAACATACCCCTCCACCACCGTTTCGCATTGTCGAGCATACAGGCCACGTTCTGTTTTCTTGTGCACAGTCGCAACACCACGGATCATTCCCTAGGAATAAAGTCGTTCACAAGATCGTGCCAAGAAACACTACCAAGAAACCGATCGTTATTTGTGAACATTCACTTCGATCATGCTTAAACCGATACTTTGTTCACGTTCGTTTGTAACGTATCGATATTACCAGCGTTGATAATTGTTCAGATGTTACGAAAAATACGAATACGAATATCACATACGGTGAAAACATAAACGCGCCATCAATTATTCGTAAACGCACCGCACGCGACAGTTTGCGATTTCTTAAAGATACATACAGCAACTCTTATGTACATGATTTCAATGATCAAAGTACTTGATCGTCTAGAAAGTAACGTTCTACATCGACGACCTTGTTCCTAGGATCTACATAGGCGTCAATCGTAACAAGCATCTATCAACACCAGAATCAAACGCAAAAGCTTTGCTTAAAATGGATAGAGGGAGCTGGCTGCAGTTGTCAACGGCGTACGTGAACAGAAGGCTGGTCGATATGGGGAAAAAAGAATACTGAAAGTGACGATTACCGAGTAACACAATATTCATGGTACGTACCGGGAAGAACGATTACTCCTTGTgttcctcttcttttctatCTTGAACGAAAAAGAAGCACAATGACAGTTCACTCACGATAATGGCAGATGCGCACGACAGCCTGTCACGTGGTAAAGGGTAAAAATTACCCGTTTGCACGTGTGCGCCTACTAACGTTTGTATGCATGCTTATACACGTGAATCGCGCGTGCAAGTGTACATTCATAGACGTGTGAATGTATCACGTTGTTGAATATATGTAAACGTATATGTGTACGTAGAGCGGTAGGTGTGCAAAAACACTGCAACAACACGGCGCGTGGACGGTCGCGTCTGGACTGATCGTGGGGGTCGAGCCACAGGTGTCATCAGACGGCGGCTGCTCCACCCCTCTGCCCCCACCCGGCTTCCTCACCCGCCTTCAATCCCCACTCTCGTCGTTACTTTCACGCACACGTCTACTCGTGCCGGAGGAGACGCGTGCGCACATCAACCGGCTTCCTCTATCCTCTATAATCATGCAATATCATTTGCTCTACCCATGGCGCCTATGAACTGACCGAACCGCGGCACGTGCTTTGCATTCTATCTTACAAATGATATGGAcaagtttttcaaattgatCTACATCGCTATTAGAATTAATAGGAACCATTAAGAACTTACCGTTAATTATTCACCATGCGTTTAGAAATCTGTTTAAGCATCGGTAATTCGTCAGTAGCTTGAAATATTACATAAGGTGAAAATCAGCAGATAACCAAGTTATTGTGGATCGAGCATTACTTATCGTACACTGTACCGTACACTTCAGAAAAGGTGGATACTTGAATTACCTCGAAAATACACACAAAATTATGACAAAAGTAGATGAAGAATTTAGACAGGAAAATGAAGGATGTTAAGTATTACTGAATATAAATGTTCGTAATTCAAAtagatatttattcaaaaacCAGTGTATTTCGTGGCAAAATGTATAACGTCAGTTATTGACGCAATGCTCATGACGTATTCTCACTCATCCAGTCGCACTCATACGAATTCCTCCCTCTCTGTGATTTATACTCTTTActacttatatgtatatatatttttctttatgtttgcttatagaatatttaatatttttctctctatTTATTCATCATTTCTGTTTCAATTCGTATCTGTACGCATAGTATCACTGTATTTATCCCTAACACAACTTGAAGAACTGTATTACATACATAAACATATGCATGAAATCAATTTGAGACTAGTCATCCGACACCAAGCGATCTTAGTACCAAAATAGTAACATTTATCtaatatcggtaatttacagttGACGTACGTACCAAAATAAACACAATGGGGTTTTATCTACACGTATTACCATTCCTTGGTGTAAAATTGTATGTACCCATACATATTTTAAACAGTACATGTAATTATtggtaataattatataattgaaCGACTTATACATTTCTTGCACATCGCGCGTAGCATGATTATACGCATTTGTATCAACAAGAATGAATGCAATGACGCTATGCGTACAATATATCATTGTAATGTTAGAATTATCGATAGTCTAATTACATATACAGTACGTGATATGGGTGCTTAGCCACTGTTTCAGCTATGCGGTACGTAATTTCCCACGCACCCAAATGTTTGTTTTTATAAACGAGCTAATAATACGagttttcctttttaattcgtAAAAGAAATCGCACAAAAAATCACTCGTATCgatttattgaattaaaattaacaatCTGTTGTATAATTGTTTTAACGTTTCTTTgtactatttttataaaaatatttaccgATCTTTAACGAGAGAAAGTTTGTAAGTAGAACTATTTTCTTAGTTCTtacgaagagaaggagaaactTATCGATTTCTCATTGCTAGCAAAGTCAAACTCGTATGATTGGCTCCAAAACAAATTGGCAACCTTTCGATCGCCCTCGACTTCGTCGCGTGTCACTTGTGAGACTCGCACGACCGTCCTGGGAAACGGAAGCGCCACTCACTTCCTTCCTCATCCAaacgatttatttctttctcgtaAAAGGATCTTAAGTATGTGCAAAGTATGTGCAGATGAGAGAGAACCAGACTACGTTGTTGTGGAAATTGTTCCAAAAATCATTCCGACACATCCAACTTCGttaaacacgtataataaccATAAACTATGAAAGTcagtaaaaaataatgaatagTAGAAAGATTTACGTATTAGAAGCggttaatttctttttctatcgcGTGAAACAAAAACATACCGTGAAAGTTgcaacaatataaaatatatattcgtgattgattaatataatttttcgaaGTAGtagtaaatagaaaatatagcgCATAATTATACTTCGATCGAATTGTAAACACATACATCATGCTCTATACCATTGCTAGCATTTAATGCAAATCTACGTCGCATAAGTAATTGATTTAGTCTTAAAAGTTAATGATTAAAGGGACACTCGTATGTCCGAAAAGCCTCTTctatatatcataatatatatattattcaacatgatatcatttttttttgtttttatatttgcaATGATTCTAAGATAAAATTGTCTTGCGTTGTCTTCGGCTTAATCTCTGAAGAGCCACGTCGATAAAGAACCAAAAGCTACGGTCCtgttaagcgtcgaaacatcTGTAATTTCTAGACGAGACTGAAATTTCCATGGCGATATATCAGAAGTTTCCCAGGACGAATAATTCGATGACAGAAATTGGCCAACAAGTTTCTCTTCATTTTCCAACGAAATTATATTTCGTAAgagtaaatatataatatatatataaataatatatagatatttatatatatatatataaataatatatagatatttatatatatatatatatatataataataatttctacaATATGTCGTTTTATAAACACGTACaattaaaatgtacaatttgTCCTTCAACgcaaaagtaaaataaaaatttgaaatcagaaagataaaaaatgcTGGCCATTCTTTTCTGCCATCTGCTCGCTTCATTCGACGGACGCTTCTAAAATACTGCCAAAATTTCTCTACAAAAGCGAAGACCTTATTTTGATTAAATTGCACCAATAAAGCATATGATCTACCTTAATcatcctttttatttttaacaatacaTCCCGTTAATTAGCAGCATAAAAAACTTAATTCAATTATACTGTATTACTTAAAAAGAGTTTAAATTTATCGTGCAGCCTAATCAAGAgacaaaaaaattaaaagccTTGCTTCCAATAGTATCGTAAGGCACATTTTCGACACGTCCCAAGTCTCTCAAGTTTTCAAGCGAGGGATGCAATTTACGGGGACGAAGCCGGGAAGCGACTCGATAGATTGACTATTAAAGACCCACGCTGTTATCGAGAAAAGTAGTCGCCATgcattaaaataaaacgaaacaaaagaTAAAGTCATTCGCCTATGTGTACTCAAAAagtatccttgaaaaaacgtGTAAAAAAAgtacatgtatatttattttacatgttTGTAGCATTAAATGTACGACGAAACTTGCATACATCAACTTTACTGTTATTAGTATATGTTCAAATCCATTGGATTCGATTGCATTCAGTTAAGAAACAACAGAAACTTATTCTGCTTCAACATTCTAAGAAATATCACGACCCATAGTGACTTTTTAGTACATCCTCGACAAATAGCGCACTACTCTTCTCGGGTAGCGACAGGAAACAACGTTAGATATTGCAATAAATATGGTATTTTGACGATGCACGCTCCGTTAGAACCTAGCTCTGATGTAAACAGCGGAGGCATCGTGTTCTCCGTAACCAAGGCGTTTAGCGTGTTTGTAGACTTCATTCGCTGCTGCAGCTAGAGGCAATGGCTGTTCTAATTGATCGCTCATACCTAAAGAGAGTCTTAAGTCTTTTTGCATGTGCTGAAGTGGTAACTGCGTTGGGAAACCACCCTCGATGATAGCTGAAAAATTAAACCACATTGTAGATATCGTTCAACCAGATCTAAATTTCAATTACGCTCGAtcaataaagaaaagaaagaccGTAATACCTTTCCCTTTGTCAAGAATGGCAGGACATGCCAATGATGTTAATTCCAATACTTCGAGGACATCCTTTTGCTGTAGACCGGCACGGTCTGCTAGAGCCATACTCTCGGCTAAACCAGCAAGAGTTACACCAGCCATCAGCTGTAGCACGAGATTCATTTTAGAAGCATTTCCCACCTCTCCAAGGTAAAAACTGTTTTTCCCCATTGCTTCGAAACAAGATTGACATTCGTCGAATAGAGGTCGATCGCCAGCCGCAAGGATCACTAAAGTACCCTCTTGCGCTTGTGTTTTGCTACCCTGTACTTGGGCCTCTAAGTAACGGCCACCCTTTGCTGTTATTGCCTCGGCGATATCTTGAGATGTTTCTGCATCTATACCAGTCATCTCCACATATCCTTTTTCTGGAGATATTTCTGTGAGGACTCCACAATTCCCAAACACCATCTAAAAAAGATTATccacaatttttatatttgtaataacGTTAAGAAATCTTATATATAACAAGATCTGAAAGATAAGCCACGTTTTTTACTTACGTCTTTGGCAGCTTGAGGATCAGCCACACAGGAAAATGTAATATCTGCAGCGAGCACCACATCGGATGGTGTTAAACCTTGTTCTGCTCCAGCTTTTACAAAATCTGCACACTAACAGAAAAAAGATCGtttaatgtaaattttcaaattttttaacttgaacttgaaattttgaaaactgATGGGACCAACCGATCGATGTCAAAGCATGTaaacataattttatgtagaacatttttttgtataacgaaataaagtGATGTATTTGAGCGAAAAACGTTCttgtacttttttttttattcaaaaattgaGGCCCTATTGTTACGACCTTGATAAATTTTGATTTAGCATCTTAGCGACATCGCTCGGTGCGACATGGTACTACGAACAAAGTCTAACGATAGCGGCTCCGGTAGATGTCGCCACAACGAGCCACTCGCCATTTGCGCCGTTATTCTGGTCACGTAGGTTGTCTGAACGGCTTCGAAGCTAAACGTTTCCAAGCTTGCTTGCCACATCAGCAAACGACGCCATTGCATCATCTAAAGATATTTCCCGCATACGGCCAAAAGGTGTATCTACATATTTATTGAGATTTAAAGGATTATAAATTCGTTTAGTTATTCTCGTAACCTAGAAGGAATTATGCTCTGATGAATTTCTAGAAGTTTCGAAACATTCCAATATGTCGAGAATGTGTGATAAATCAATAGAAACCGTTAACACCATATTATCGTAGCAACCATGAAAACATTCATCACATGTAGATGTATATACATTACTGTTTACTGACGACAAATGTGGTAATATCTGTACctttattttgttaaatttgaCCAAAAGCTATCATATATAATACTACATTTTatatacgaaataaaattcccTTTTAGATTTTCAAGCGTAAGTCGACGCCATGCTTTTACAATATGTAATGGCGTCATTACTCTTTACACGCGATCcgtatttttctatcaaatatatttatattgactataaaatcatatttaatcgtattaatattacattagCGGAGTATATGTAATTTTTGTCTTAATTAATGTTTCTTGTCGAACTTCGTATAATCATTAATGAACATAAACTCCAGTTGCTGAAAGAATATTCCTGGCATTAACGATTATGTATCTCGGCGTTTCTAGATGTGACCAGTCATGAGTCAGTTGTGTTGTCAACAAAGAAACAAGGAACACAAGTAGTTTATTCTTCCGTTTCGGTCAATAAACAATCTTTGATTTGTGGAAGTTAAAATTTTCGAGAGTGGCCGCAATGAAGGTTCGTTTACTCTTATACCAACGAAACAAATAATTCCGAACAAATTTGTCAGACGGCACAGAAGTAGCATCGACTATGTGAAACGAATATGAAAACTGATTTGCGTCTTCTATTGTTTTGTTGCACGTGCGCAAGAGTAATCGAGCAGGAAGTGTACATCGATCGTATTCTTGACCTGTATTATCTTACAAATCCAATTTATTTCGGCAACTACATGAAATTATTCATGTAGTTGTTATGtaaaaacatatataataaGAAGATAACTTATTATTCAATTgatgaataaaatatgaacatatatatatgttcatattttattcgtcaatataatatatatatatatattcatacagtcaaaatatcatgaaagtattatttcttttctatacttatggacgttatatcgtacataTGATTCAGTACGTCTCGGCCTATAGGCGATGTACTTAAACCGTAAACGATAGACAACAGACACTGAATAAGTGTtgaagaagaaatagaaaagaagaggtgtaaaaaatattgctgGTCAAAgaacttttactttttctttcatttctgtGACATATGTATTGTGAAGCGAAGGATATGTCCATGCGTTCTCAATTGCTTGCATCGTTGCCACGTCCACATTACAATATGAGCCCAAATTGCAAAACTAAAAACTAGATATGTATCTAAAATAGTTGTTGTTAtcaattttactattttaaatGCATTTAATCTATGTGAATTAAAATATGCTATTAGTATAGTTGAGTAAgttggaaaaaatgtaaatgattctattttataatttttattttaaacctGAAGAGTTGTTACAGGTAGAGATATCACTGTTTACGTTTAAACGTAGCGAGGAATCATATAACAGGCTCAAGTTTATgcagctatacatatataccaATGAATAACCTTGGAGCTTCAATCAACTTGCTTACTTCTACAAAGCAAGAAATTCAATGATTTTCAAAAACGAATACCATCGATTAAAAATCCTCAAGCTTTGACAACGTGATACCATAATTTAGATAATATTCAAAGCTCGCACCATGAATACATATGGATCGTGTATTTTAGGTAATAACGATGTATATGACGCGTAACCGTATATAGATAGGAAAACATTCACTGCTCTGCGCCATGAGCGATCATTTCAAATCTACGGAAATTCGTGGGTGGATGGTTATATACGCTAAACAGATTGCCGGTTTATTTAAACGACGGTgtgtaacgaaatacgatgGTACGCTAACTACAGTACATTCCTAGAATTCGTTTAAGTATTATTCCCGCTCCATTCATATTTCGCTAAAACTTCTATCACTCGATTCCAGATGTGCTTGGGATGATTCCAATTTAGCAATCTAGTTTTTTCCCTCGTGTATCCAAGTGGCgcgctttttttttttcaagaaataaaCTGGGTCACACGATGGCAGCGAAGTGTGCGTATACACGTGTCCATCGACGAAGAGAATCGGACGAGTGAACAAGCACGAAAGCAACGTGCTAGAATATAAGTTGCAAAGGTGGCGGATGTAGACGCATACAAGCAGTGGTAGAGAGGTATAACGACCTTTGCGGCTCACAGTGAACGTGCGGAAAtcatttgtataaaatttctaatcgCAAAGTTCGCGCTATTGTTAGTCGGTACGCGACGCACGATCAGGAAATAAAATGGCAACAGGAGGAGCGTGAGAACTCACGTAGAGAGAAACGATTTGTAGGTGGAAAGAACTCCCACAACGTTTCAGCAATTACATATCTCGGATAAGTTGCATAGTTGCATGCATGTTTGCTTAATAACAAAGAATGACGAGTGTTTTATAGGtctatttgttattttattatttttttaattattttagaaatatttttaaaatctcAGATGTCTCCTACAccgattattattatcagCACAATCAAACCGGAAACTCGACTAGCAATTAATTTCACCGAACTGCTGATACGACACTAGCAAGAACGAGCATGTCGAGACTAGAGGACCAGAAAAGCAAAGTGAAAGAAGAGTACGTTTAGTAAGGGAGTAATTAGCGACTCTCTAGGTAGGTTCACGTGCAACTTAGTGTGGAAATTCTACGGCTTGTTAAATGATGTAGTAGACAGGGTCCAAGATATTTTTGTGAATATTTTAAGAGTAACAAAAAACTTGTAGAAACATGATATGATCTATTATTGTTAATTTAGAAACTTTTAAAAGTTCTCCTGGTTATCATTCAAGGATCCCAGTTGTTATAGATTAAGAGACAATTTTGAGGAGAAAGTTACTTAgcttttacaaaattctatattattaaGATAGACATTATGAAGATAAGATAACATTCAAAATGTCGCGATCATATCACAAACAATAGTATCTTTTTCAGATAGAAACGATACGCATCCCGATAGCTCGTGAGCCATAGTACGGACAAAACGGGCGAATGAGAAGAACTTAACGACACAGCCGTTCGTTCAGACTATATGTATCTTGGGATACATTGTACTTGGTATTCGTACGTCCCTGATCGTTCCGATCTATATCTACCGAtcctaaaaatatttataaacggtaaaatataatacgagCAATAAGGTACTGTTATCGAGTGCCGAACGACTGTCCATTTTAGTACATTTATTTGGCTTTCCAATTATGCATATACTTGCagtcaaataaataattcaccttttaaaaatatcaaaatcgCGGTAGACTGGTAAAGGCCAAGGGAAGGAAAGCAACGAAGGACAGAAGCGACTAAAGGAAGCTTCGAAGCGAGCCTGCGCCGTCTAACCGACACGTATAAATAAAGAGTTGGATACCTGCGAGGTTGCCAGATCTCAGTAATATTGATCCACGAACCCGACACAGCCGTCAGCCGGGGGTCATACAGAGACACGTGGCAACATCGGCCTGTTCCCAGCTGATCGAGCTCTACTCACGTCTGCTCGACGGTCGACCGTGTCTCTCCGTTCCTTGGAGTTCTCTCGCTTCCGCACGAGccctccctctttctctcatAACTAGCAACCGGCCACTTATCGCCTTGCCTCAAATCACAAGCCTTTCCTTTCTTACATCGCTGCACTCAACCATTCCACTTTAACTCGAATATGAAGCGAATACTTCCTTCTCTTGTTAACTATACACAGTTGCGAGCGATATTATGCAATAAAGAAAAGCGTTACGCGCCAAACGGACAAGTACACGTCGCGTTTGTTCGCAAGAATAAAACATAGGAGAACCTCTAACGTATATCTTCGATTCTCCTCTACTCCATTCTGCTTTCATCGCAGCAGACGATTTTATGCCAATTTTATACCTGAGTCGCTACCATCGAAGTCGAAATAACGTGCTGTCCTTTAAAATAGCTACTTCTCTTTTCTTCATCGTTACTATCCGTCCGATACCTTTCGACCCTCCTAAACACCATGTGCCAACAGTGTTACGTAACAACAGTACCCAATTTGATACTAATGTAATCTTTAGTTATTTAGGGATTGAGAAACCGATTCACATAAATTCGTAAATATGTTGGAATCGATGAAATGTTTTGAATTCGATgttttcacgaataaaataatgttcCGCTTGATATAAAGCAACTCTGTTTATCTCGTGCGATATTCGTGTTTCTCGTTTCGTGATAAACACGATTTATAAAAGCTCTGTAAATGCCATCAATCGACTTAAGGCATTTCCTTTGGAAGGATTCCTTCCTCCATTCTATTTATCGGTGTCATTACGTAACATATTTTTAGTCGATAAATCcatatttattttccatttatgTTATCTTCCAATAATATTgaagaattattaatattgtgcAATACAAAGATCAAGTGTCACGTTTCGCTGATGGGAAATCTTCTCTCatattttttctaattaatttactATCGCAATATCGCATGAATCGTTTTCTGATAATAGCACttggaaataataaaagaattttacgTTTCTTCCAGCTGAAGAAATTATATAATGGAAACTAACCAGAGACTTAAGAGAGTAGGATAAGAAACCAAATGGCCCTACCCCTACATTTGCCTCCCTTGGCCATGACcgacgagaaagagagagagagacagagtgtgtgtgtgtgtgtgagagagagagagagagagagagagaagtcTTCGCGCAAGCTATAGAAGTTTAGCAATCAAGGTCAAATTCAATCTCGTTACGACTATGCACACAAATCAAGTTTCGAAACAAATTACGAAAACGATCTACAAGGTGTCGCACGAATTACGCAATCCCTATTAATTCTGATTCAAGCTTAGGACATAATTCAATCAAACATTTGCCAAACTCACTCGCTTTGCTATATTTCATTGTGATAAAGCATTCCGTGATTCGTGTCCTTGCTGAATTCTGCTTACGAGACACAACGAGGTGAAATTTGAAGTTGAagcaaaaaaataaaaaacgaagaaagagaaggagagggAAGCCAAGgtaatcaaatataatatacataaattgaGGCTTATCTAACATATCTGTAATTGGAGAATATGATAGAACTGTAGTTTCAAGCATTTATTATCGTGTCGAATACATACATAAGCATATATGACACTCAACTTCTAAATGCGTCATTAATATCGTTTATGCGAGCGAGTTTGTTTGttcaaagttttttttttcatgcGCATCAATAGCGTATTACATATgtac from Bombus huntii isolate Logan2020A chromosome 8, iyBomHunt1.1, whole genome shotgun sequence encodes the following:
- the LOC126868604 gene encoding cytokine-like nuclear factor N-PAC, whose amino-acid sequence is MSEVFKLGDLVWAKMKGFSPWPGRVSNPSKDLKKPTNTKKGPVQCIFFFGTNNYAWIEESNIKPYLEYKDTLVKSSKSGAFKDAVEAIEEFIANGEVFEDGLDPDSLFDRLKEESISEKKNIVKTSKPRKETPKTKRLDSGASDARRPAKKQRRESSTSNSNRVGSISPALNHSTPLRKSGSTLLNRPANIARPVTPPLDVETLSQTLKEKNILPSNLKFGFLGLGIMGSGIVKNLINSGHSVIVWNRTQEKCADFVKAGAEQGLTPSDVVLAADITFSCVADPQAAKDMVFGNCGVLTEISPEKGYVEMTGIDAETSQDIAEAITAKGGRYLEAQVQGSKTQAQEGTLVILAAGDRPLFDECQSCFEAMGKNSFYLGEVGNASKMNLVLQLMAGVTLAGLAESMALADRAGLQQKDVLEVLELTSLACPAILDKGKAIIEGGFPTQLPLQHMQKDLRLSLGMSDQLEQPLPLAAAANEVYKHAKRLGYGEHDASAVYIRARF